The nucleotide sequence ATTTTAGTTCAGTATGTCGAAAGGAGGTGAACATTTTTGTCATACGCATTGAAAGACGCAAGAATTACGCACATTTCCCTCGTGGATAAGGGCGCAAATGGTAAACCGTTTGCGATCATCAAGGAAGAGGGTAAAGAGCCATTACAGAAAGATATCCGCATAGCAAAGGCGGACAAGGCCAAGCAGATCGTTTACGGCGTCGTATATGAGCCTGATACCGAAGATGCACATGAAAATCAGATGACAGAAGAAGAAATCGAGAAGGCAGCTCATGGTTTCATAGGGCGTCAGAACACATACAACATCGATAAGCAACACGATTTAGACGTAAACAAAGGTACATGGTGGAATCGTACATTGGCCTGTAGATATGACTCTAGGTGATCAGGAGATTAAGAAAGGGTCCTGGGTGGTTGGCGTGAAGGTAATGGACGCTAACACATGGGAGCAAATTGAAAAGGGCGAGATTACAGGCTTCTCTATGTGGGGAGTAGGTAAACGTGAAAAAATTGAAGGAGCCTCTTCGGATACCGATGATGAAACGGTAGAGAAGGGGCTTTTGCATTCCCTTGCCAAGCAATTGAAGCAGAAGAAGAGGAGAAGGTAAGCACATAGCTTTCTCCTTTCTCCCGAGCGGTAGGCGGTTGGGGAGAAGTAAAGAAAAGAACGCTCTGAAATAGAGCGTCTAGATGTTATAATATTCCAAGTGTAATTGAATCGGCTCATCCCCGATAGAAAGGGGGTGAGGCCATGACGGTGTTTGAGGCAATATCATTGATGCTCACTTTCGGGCTTCTGATCGTTGCCGTGCTTTCGTTCCACAAAAAGAAGTAGACCACCCTTGAGCTTGGTAGGCTTGGTGGTCTACTGATGACAAATTGAGATAAAAGAGGTGGGCTACATGGATTTAGATAAAGCGATATTAATTGCCGTAAATGCTCATAAAGGACAAACCGATAAAGGAGGGTACACTTACATTTTACATCCATTAAGGGTCATGCTATCTATGGATACTGAGTCATCAAGAATTGTGGCAGTCCTTCATGATGTAGTTGAAGATACAGATGTAACACTAACTGATTTGCGACAGCAAGGTTTTTCCGAGCAAATCATAACTGCCATTGATTGTTTAACTAGGAGAAGTGGAGAGTCATATATGCAGTTCATTGAGCGGGTAAAACAAAACGACTTAGCAAGGGCGGTAAAGATAGCAGACATTAATGACAATAAAGATTTGTCTAGGATACCAAGTCCAACTAAAGAAGATATAGAACGACTCAAGAAGTACAACGAAGCATTAAACCGGCTGTTATCACAATAGTTAATGTAGATGGCACACTCTTTTTAGAGTGTGCTTTTGTCGTAATATGTCGTTTGTTCCCGAAATGTTTAAACTGACTGGAAAAGTGAGGTGGGGTAGAATGTAGGCGGGAGGGAGTGGTATATATGAGACAGGTATTCATTTTATTTGTATTTCTGCTTTTAACTGGCTGTGCTAATGTATCGAATACAGACAAGAGCTTGGTTGAAGTATTTGGCGAATCTACCAGTGAAATAAAAGATAAGCTGACCAATACGTCTGACTGGTATCATAATTCTCGATCGTTCCCCGATCTAAAAGCTTCATCAAAATGGTTCGAACGTGACGAAGGTAACGGATTCAAGACATATTTTACTTTTTCTGAGGACAGTAATCATGCATTCGGATTAGTTGTAAACAAAAACGAGAACAAGTTAGTTCAGGTTCTGGTAATGTCGTTTTTGGATCCAAAGTTTAATGAGAATGCGAGTGAAAAGGCATTTGCCTCAGCCCAGATGATCACCACTGCGGCAGGCTGGACATTAGATGAAGCCAATGAAAAAATCAAGCAAATAACAGAAACTAGTATAGAGAAAGATATAGATCAGGTAAGTCACAATGGATTTGTTTTGAAAAGAGAAAATAAAAAAGTGGAACAAATGGTATTCTATTCGATAAAACCTGAGAATGAAGAGGTTCCTGTAGAATTTATGAGAGTGTTAACTAATACATAGCAAGCTAAAACCACCTAGCAATAGGTGGTTTTCTATTTGGAGGTGATACAGTGGGGGCAGTTGTAGGGCTTACCGCATAGATCCAAGCTAAAAATCAATTGAGTCCAGAACTTCAAAAGTTGATTGGTAGTTTGTTGACACCCTCGCCGAGATAGCTAGCACTACGACTGACATTCGTGGAGAGGTACTCGGCTCAATCGTTGAGTACAGCACCCAAGTGACGAAGTTTTTGGATACGCCTGAAAAACTAGCTGCTCTAACCAAGGAAATGAATAATCTGTGGTCGATCGATAAAGTACTTGATGCTTTGAAGGAAGCAACGATCAAACTCGACAATCAAGGTGATATGGTCAATGTTTTGAAGACAGCGTATGAGGCGCAGGACATTGATTCAGACGAAGCTCAAAAACGAGCTGAGAAATCAAAAATTATTGCCGAAGCGATTCACTCGTCAAACGCGGGAGACAATCAGTTCGCTATAGCAGCTTTGATGCAGACATTTGGTGGCATTCAAGAAAAAAAGTCAGACAAGAACTATTGAACGAATTGGGAGGTGGCCCTGGGGAAGATATCACGACTGCATTTGCTCCTCTTCTACAGGCTGCGGGGCGGATTGGTATGGCTGACCCAAGGGAGTATGAAAACATATCAGGACAACGACTCATTACAAGGGTTTGTTCAGGCAAAAGCATTGCTCACGACTGAGTTGGTTGGATTAGGATTACTGTCAGATGAACAAATCCAGGCTCTCCAGCACGCTTTTGAATGGATCATAGACGCATTCTAAAAGTGATAGATTTCCTACCGGATAAACAGGGGATTTTATACTCTATTCTTTATAAATATAAAGTAAATACTTTGCATTATTTGGAATAAAATGGTATTATAAACTCGTAATCTAGAAAATAATGGGAGGGAAACTTATGAAAAGGTTCAAACCTATGTTAGTAGCTTTGGGGTTATTTACTGCAATTTCGTCTGTAACGGCAGGTGGTGCATTGGCAGCAAATGATAATTGGATTGTAAACTCTAAATCTTCTATACAATCTGTAAAAACCTCCTTCAGATTTGATATTAACAGTCATCTTGAATCTGATCAGTTTGATGTAGCTGAAGGTGAAACTATTAAAGTTACTGTTGTACAATGGTTTAAGAATAGTAATGCAACAGGAAAGCCAAAAGTTTCGTATAAACTGTATAATATAAATAGTACCGAAGCAAAAGGTTCAAAGTTAATTGAAGGTACGTATACAAATACAAACACATCGTTTGAATTTCCAAATCTAAAAAAAGGAAAGTATTATATTAAAATCATAAATGAATCAAACTCGACGGTAGCTGGAAACGGGTATGTCGAGTAATAGATGCTAAACCGCTGTATAGGGGCTGTCTAAAAAGTCGATTTTCCGACTTAGAGACGCCTCTTTTTTTGTTTGCGTGTTCGCATTATGTTTGCATATAATGCGAACAAACATTCTTATTCGGAGGGAACGACTTGATTAAGGAAATGCAAAGAGCAATAAACCAGCAACTGCACATTCAGTTTATTTACCTCGGAAACAACAAGAAGACGTCGCAGCGTACTTACGCCCACTGGCGATTTTTGGAGACAGACTGAAAGCTAATTGCCTTACACGAAAGGCGCCGAGGGTTTTTGTCATCGATAACATTCTTACTATTGAACCGGTGGTGAGCAGCCATGCTATCTGATATCGAGCGGAAAGTCTTGCGAGTGATCGGAAACTACTCAGCAGGGCGGCGTAGAATGCCAACAGTAGACGAATTGTGCATCAAGACAGGGCGAACTCGTGGAGGCATAATGACAGTGCTGGAGTTATTGGCAAAAGCAACTACTCCAAAAAGACCGACTCGGGATGAATTTGAATTAGAAGAATTGGGAAATCAGCTCGCTGAAGCTAAAGATGATGGCGACAAAAGATCGTTGTCTGTTTGGGGATGTCGGAGAAAGTGTGGGGGCGGATCACGGTTCCTGACTCGCGTACTAGACTCGTTCACGTTGAAATAGAAAAGAGAAAGAACAAATTGAATGTCTTCGAAAAAACTATGACCCGTATCTGTAAAACAGCAGAGACTGGTCTTTTGTTTATTTTTGGTAGGGGAAAATAGCCATACATTCCGATATTTACAAAACAATGCTATTATCATTAATGGAAAACTGTTACAGAGGTACCACAACATAGAGAGAAGAGAAGGTGCATTCATACGAGAATTAAAGAGATTGATTATCTAAGGGCTATCAGTGCTATTGCAGTAATCTCAATCCATGTAACAGCGAGTTATGTAGAAACTAGTGTTATGGCGTTTGCTTGGAATCAGGTAGCGCGTTTCGCTGTACCAATGTTTATTCTACTTTCAGGGTTAAGTCTTGCCTTAAGTGATCGGGGGAGCATAGGGAAACGTGAGTTTTTTAAAAGGCGGTATAATAAGATCTTACTACCGTATTTGATCTGGAGCATACTTTACTTTATCTATGCCCAGCGATACAATCTTGGGTCAGCCGAACCCTGGGTTCTTTTAACAACGCTAGGGAAGCATATGGTGAAAGGTACGGCTTACGTTCACCTATATTTCTTGGTGATCATTTGCCAACTCTATCTAATATATCCATTCTTGAAGAGTCTTCTACGGACGAAGACGAATTGGACGCTAACAGTTTCGTTTATATCGACCTTAGTAATGCACATGGCAATTTATTTACATGCCAACCAACTAATCGTACTACCTAGCATCAAGGTACCTTATGTTATTCTTTTTCCTGTATGGGTGTTTTACTTCGTTTTGGGAATGTTCGTGGCAATGAGATTTAATGAAATCTCAGCATTTGTCGGAAAGCTGACGCTCTGGCAAACTTTTGTACCATGGTTTGCCTCTCTGATCGTATTGGTGGTTGATAGTAAATGGACGGACACTTTTGCCTCCTCAACTAAGCCGAGCACTTTGTTGTACACGGTTGTTAGCGCGTTGTTCATGTACAGGCTGTCAACAAGCATGACTGATTGGCCAAGGAAGGTATTACACTCGGTCTGTTGGTTCTCTACCCATTCCTTTTTCATTTACCTGATCCATCCTTTGATCATTAGTGAACTGTTTCACTTCAAAGGATTGA is from Brevibacillus brevis and encodes:
- a CDS encoding XkdF-like putative serine protease domain-containing protein; amino-acid sequence: MSYALKDARITHISLVDKGANGKPFAIIKEEGKEPLQKDIRIAKADKAKQIVYGVVYEPDTEDAHENQMTEEEIEKAAHGFIGRQNTYNIDKQHDLDVNKGTWWNRTLACRYDSR
- a CDS encoding XkdF-like putative serine protease domain-containing protein; the encoded protein is MKVMDANTWEQIEKGEITGFSMWGVGKREKIEGASSDTDDETVEKGLLHSLAKQLKQKKRRR
- a CDS encoding putative holin-like toxin, which produces MTVFEAISLMLTFGLLIVAVLSFHKKK
- a CDS encoding HD domain-containing protein; this translates as MDLDKAILIAVNAHKGQTDKGGYTYILHPLRVMLSMDTESSRIVAVLHDVVEDTDVTLTDLRQQGFSEQIITAIDCLTRRSGESYMQFIERVKQNDLARAVKIADINDNKDLSRIPSPTKEDIERLKKYNEALNRLLSQ
- a CDS encoding acyltransferase, with product MHVTASYVETSVMAFAWNQVARFAVPMFILLSGLSLALSDRGSIGKREFFKRRYNKILLPYLIWSILYFIYAQRYNLGSAEPWVLLTTLGKHMVKGTAYVHLYFLVIICQLYLIYPFLKSLLRTKTNWTLTVSFISTLVMHMAIYLHANQLIVLPSIKVPYVILFPVWVFYFVLGMFVAMRFNEISAFVGKLTLWQTFVPWFASLIVLVVDSKWTDTFASSTKPSTLLYTVVSALFMYRLSTSMTDWPRKVLHSVCWFSTHSFFIYLIHPLIISELFHFKGLRVGDSGLVMLFILTIVCSCVLAYMSSRFKFVHLFGGVFIRQKQRKEIDIAVDYPN